A part of Geothrix oryzae genomic DNA contains:
- a CDS encoding DUF192 domain-containing protein: MRMLYAALLSLPLLAGGGGTVAFKQTAFLAEVAATEPEKAKGLMYRQSLAKDRCMFFVYSEDGSHAIWMKNCLIALDVAWVDAEGRVVETAEHVPPCSPMRGDDCPTYGGNVPARHFIEFAAGTLKRLGLKKGDRLGWDLVLDDGRSLRGGAPVPKAKKK; the protein is encoded by the coding sequence ATGCGCATGCTGTACGCCGCCCTGCTGTCCCTTCCGTTGCTGGCGGGGGGCGGGGGCACCGTGGCCTTCAAGCAGACGGCCTTTCTGGCCGAAGTGGCCGCCACGGAGCCGGAGAAGGCCAAGGGGCTGATGTACCGGCAGAGCCTGGCCAAGGATCGCTGCATGTTCTTTGTCTACAGTGAGGACGGCAGCCACGCCATCTGGATGAAGAACTGCCTCATCGCCCTGGATGTGGCCTGGGTGGATGCCGAGGGCCGGGTGGTGGAGACCGCCGAGCATGTGCCGCCCTGCAGCCCCATGCGCGGGGACGACTGCCCCACCTATGGCGGCAATGTGCCCGCCCGCCATTTCATCGAGTTCGCCGCCGGCACCTTGAAGCGCCTCGGCCTGAAGAAGGGCGACCGCCTGGGCTGGGACCTGGTGCTGGATGACGGCCGGAGCCTCCGGGGCGGCGCGCCGGTGCCCAAGGCGAAAAAGAAGTAG
- a CDS encoding alpha/beta hydrolase family esterase, which translates to MQHGQGHYLKLDWEGEARRILIHDPPGAEGRELPLVLALHGTGGTGRLMALLSGLSRLADERGFRVAYPQALGEAGTEDPARGAAWNAGPGLGHPLHPEVDDVAFLGAVVDRVGRHAPVDARRLFVAGFSNGARMAYRMALAAPWVAAIAAVAGAPVWGEAPARPVPTLAFHGIDDRHIPYLGGVGPQGRRLPAQPAPEALARWAALMGCGSGPVREGLEPHHLDLWSGADCEVGLWTVAGMGHAWPGGRTYAPGADRPVADLSAAHLIWAFFEAHALGAP; encoded by the coding sequence GTGCAGCACGGCCAGGGCCACTACCTGAAGCTGGATTGGGAAGGCGAGGCCCGGCGGATCCTGATCCACGATCCGCCCGGGGCCGAGGGCCGCGAGTTGCCCCTGGTGTTGGCGCTGCACGGCACGGGCGGCACCGGCCGTCTCATGGCCCTGCTCTCGGGTTTGAGCCGCCTGGCGGACGAACGGGGTTTCCGGGTGGCCTATCCCCAGGCTCTGGGCGAGGCCGGCACGGAGGATCCGGCCCGGGGCGCGGCCTGGAACGCGGGGCCCGGCCTGGGGCACCCTCTGCATCCCGAGGTGGATGATGTGGCGTTCCTGGGCGCGGTGGTGGACCGGGTGGGCCGCCACGCCCCCGTGGACGCCCGGCGTCTCTTCGTGGCGGGCTTTTCCAACGGGGCGCGCATGGCCTACCGGATGGCCCTTGCCGCCCCCTGGGTCGCCGCCATCGCGGCCGTGGCCGGGGCGCCGGTCTGGGGCGAGGCTCCGGCGCGTCCCGTACCCACCCTGGCCTTCCACGGCATCGACGATCGGCACATTCCCTACCTCGGCGGGGTGGGCCCCCAGGGGCGCCGGCTCCCGGCCCAGCCGGCCCCCGAGGCCCTGGCGCGGTGGGCGGCGCTCATGGGATGTGGGTCGGGGCCGGTGCGGGAGGGGCTGGAGCCCCACCACCTGGACCTGTGGTCCGGCGCCGACTGCGAAGTGGGCCTCTGGACCGTGGCGGGCATGGGCCATGCTTGGCCCGGGGGACGGACCTACGCCCCCGGAGCGGACCGGCCGGTGGCCGACCTCTCCGCCGCCCACCTGATCTGGGCCTTTTTCGAGGCCCATGCCCTGGGGGCCCCATGA
- a CDS encoding sulfite exporter TauE/SafE family protein, which yields MTFAPGHLLAGLGTGLCGGLLSGLFGVGGGIVMVPLLGLVLHLDQHRAQGATLAAMLLPTGLPAVLQYRSRGIHTSLRLVGVLVLAFLFGIYGGSLVANRIPSEPLRWGYAAFLVLLAFKTFFRHEPAPVDRTLEPLDLSTGLWSAGVPIGLLAGVVSGLTGLGGAVVVIPLLASRFRMTQHEAQLTSLVMLLPPIGLPGVYVYAKAQGGLPWGVIAGVAVGFAVGALGGARVATRIQGVKLKQTYAVIVLLMALLVALRGR from the coding sequence ATGACCTTCGCACCCGGCCACCTCCTGGCGGGCCTCGGTACGGGCCTCTGCGGCGGCCTGCTGTCGGGCCTCTTCGGCGTGGGGGGCGGCATCGTGATGGTGCCGCTGCTGGGCCTTGTCCTGCACCTGGACCAGCACCGGGCCCAGGGCGCCACCCTGGCCGCCATGCTGCTGCCCACGGGCCTGCCGGCGGTGCTCCAGTACCGAAGTCGGGGCATCCACACCAGCCTGCGCCTGGTGGGCGTGCTGGTGTTGGCCTTCCTCTTCGGCATCTACGGCGGTTCCCTGGTGGCCAACCGCATTCCCTCGGAGCCGCTGCGATGGGGGTATGCGGCCTTTCTTGTGCTGCTGGCCTTCAAGACTTTCTTCCGCCACGAACCCGCTCCGGTGGACCGCACCCTGGAACCCCTGGACCTGTCCACGGGCCTGTGGAGCGCGGGCGTGCCCATCGGCCTCCTGGCGGGCGTGGTGTCGGGGCTCACGGGGCTGGGTGGGGCTGTGGTGGTGATCCCCCTGCTGGCCTCGCGGTTCCGCATGACCCAGCACGAGGCCCAGCTCACCAGCCTGGTGATGCTGCTGCCGCCCATCGGCCTGCCCGGCGTCTATGTCTACGCCAAGGCCCAGGGCGGTCTCCCCTGGGGCGTGATCGCCGGCGTGGCCGTGGGCTTCGCCGTGGGGGCCCTGGGCGGCGCCCGGGTGGCCACGCGCATCCAGGGCGTGAAGCTGAAGCAGACCTATGCCGTGATCGTGCTGCTGATGGCCCTGCTGGTGGCGCTCCGGGGGCGCTAG
- a CDS encoding DUF1501 domain-containing protein has translation MTTRREFIQTLGATGAALAGLSACGGGGKGSGGGGTSGQPPTPLPAAPILVVVNIDGGYDWLNVMPPNAGANLSVYQAKRATLGITDPALLTDLGSGAALNKDLTGLDQLHGLGRVAWIPGIGMPNPNLSHFTSIDLWGQGAAVPAGTGWLGRFADAAFNPAGDVLRGLTVTSDLPVMLKGSTRSFVSITGAGGYVFPAYLLSGSAVPDAATLEAGWGAALNAPSPDAATQAAAQAGKLFFDAQNNTAFGAGGSLTARTPSVPYPGDAAYPVTRLNGAALSSSLSGQFKLIAQMIAAGLPAQVYFSRLGGWDTHSNQAVDHPNLQRTLGGSIKAFYDDLASITTPSGNAQDRVMILAYSEFGRRVQENNGGTDHGTAGLSFCVGKAVKGGLYGAYPDLSNLDANGNMKFTTDFRSLYATVLDRWLGQVTAATDGLLGTSYPRLGFL, from the coding sequence ATGACCACGCGACGCGAGTTCATCCAGACCCTCGGCGCCACCGGAGCCGCGTTGGCCGGTCTCAGCGCCTGCGGAGGCGGGGGGAAGGGCAGCGGGGGCGGAGGCACCTCCGGCCAGCCGCCCACCCCCCTCCCGGCGGCGCCCATCCTCGTCGTCGTGAACATCGACGGCGGCTACGACTGGCTGAATGTCATGCCGCCCAACGCCGGGGCCAATCTCAGCGTGTACCAGGCGAAGCGGGCGACCCTGGGCATCACCGATCCGGCCCTGCTCACGGATCTCGGCAGCGGCGCAGCCCTCAACAAGGACCTCACGGGCCTGGATCAGCTGCACGGCCTGGGGCGGGTGGCCTGGATCCCCGGCATCGGCATGCCGAATCCGAATCTCTCGCATTTCACCTCCATCGACCTCTGGGGCCAGGGCGCCGCCGTGCCCGCGGGGACGGGCTGGCTGGGCCGATTCGCGGATGCGGCCTTCAACCCCGCGGGCGATGTGCTCCGGGGGCTCACGGTGACCTCGGATCTGCCCGTGATGCTGAAGGGCAGCACCCGGAGCTTCGTCTCCATCACCGGCGCCGGGGGCTATGTGTTCCCCGCCTACCTCCTGAGCGGGAGCGCGGTGCCGGATGCCGCCACCCTGGAAGCGGGCTGGGGCGCGGCGCTCAACGCCCCCTCCCCGGACGCCGCCACTCAGGCCGCGGCCCAGGCCGGAAAGCTCTTCTTCGATGCCCAGAACAACACCGCCTTCGGCGCGGGGGGATCCCTCACGGCCCGCACGCCCTCCGTGCCCTACCCCGGCGATGCAGCCTATCCCGTCACCCGGCTCAATGGCGCCGCGCTTTCCAGCAGCCTCAGCGGCCAATTCAAGCTCATCGCGCAGATGATCGCGGCCGGGCTGCCAGCCCAGGTCTATTTCTCCCGCCTGGGAGGCTGGGACACGCACAGCAACCAGGCCGTGGACCACCCGAACCTCCAGCGCACCCTGGGCGGCTCCATCAAGGCCTTCTATGACGACCTGGCCAGCATCACCACCCCCTCCGGCAATGCCCAGGACCGGGTGATGATCCTCGCCTACAGCGAGTTCGGGCGGCGGGTCCAGGAGAACAACGGGGGCACGGACCACGGCACGGCCGGCCTCTCCTTCTGCGTGGGCAAGGCCGTGAAGGGCGGCCTCTACGGCGCCTACCCCGACCTCTCGAACCTCGATGCCAACGGGAACATGAAGTTCACCACCGACTTCCGCAGCCTCTACGCGACGGTGCTGGACCGCTGGCTGGGCCAGGTGACGGCCGCCACCGACGGCCTCCTCGGCACCAGCTATCCCCGGCTCGGCTTCCTCTGA
- a CDS encoding DUF1800 family protein — MADLTPVSSWTPADVQHFARRAGFGLSPEEASLLQLQAPGTAIDAWIDGSGAAYDPAAFNAALGTADVVAEPLVAANTSTAGSVDVPAVPAPHAFLVEGPDAWRNSLNTAQALCLWRMQFNPYAFQERMALFWHNLFATGFHKVNNAALMLKQIQLFRSLGLGRFDDLLVAVSKDPAMGIWLDSVLNNASGSNIPNENYAREVLELYSLGADNGYNQTDITQLARALSGWSFTFAEADYIANPANPTQKTAADGRFKVYDGSAITPDTRLWSGTARTASYSMHGTGTISLFGQTLDITTTANGWAKGENALRSILSARGVNCAQFLAKRLLLHFVTPAYSAQDLSDVAAMIQAANFDLRAVMKTLLKSRYFFDPANQYALIEGPISWLVRGARALCPSLAVGGAQAPKAFPAWRLLTNNATTLDQAGMKLLDPSGPNGWKEHAAWLNSNTMRYRTKLAAALALGEARSYNGTSYPLFPAAVTTGWFPTAPTSAQGVLDRLLALLQPGPIPASVSAAWLSALWPTAFTWDATSQTKARELAFLILCSPSGQLY; from the coding sequence ATGGCCGACCTCACCCCCGTTTCCAGCTGGACCCCCGCGGATGTCCAGCACTTTGCCCGGCGCGCGGGCTTCGGCCTGAGCCCCGAGGAAGCCTCCCTCCTCCAGCTTCAAGCTCCCGGGACCGCCATCGACGCCTGGATCGATGGTTCCGGCGCCGCCTACGATCCCGCGGCCTTCAACGCCGCCCTGGGCACCGCCGATGTGGTGGCCGAACCCCTCGTGGCCGCCAACACCTCGACCGCCGGAAGCGTGGATGTGCCGGCCGTGCCCGCTCCCCACGCCTTCCTCGTGGAAGGGCCGGATGCCTGGCGGAACAGCCTCAACACCGCTCAGGCCCTCTGCCTCTGGCGCATGCAGTTTAATCCCTACGCCTTCCAGGAGCGCATGGCGCTCTTCTGGCACAACCTCTTCGCCACGGGCTTCCACAAGGTCAACAACGCGGCCCTGATGCTCAAGCAGATCCAGCTGTTCCGCAGCCTCGGCCTGGGCCGGTTCGACGACCTGCTCGTTGCCGTCAGCAAGGATCCGGCCATGGGCATTTGGCTGGATTCCGTGCTCAACAACGCCTCGGGATCGAACATCCCCAACGAGAACTACGCCCGGGAGGTCCTGGAGCTCTACAGCCTGGGCGCGGACAACGGCTACAACCAGACCGACATCACGCAGCTCGCCCGGGCCCTCAGCGGCTGGAGCTTCACCTTCGCCGAGGCCGACTACATCGCGAACCCCGCCAACCCCACCCAGAAGACCGCGGCGGACGGCCGCTTCAAGGTCTACGACGGCTCGGCCATCACCCCGGATACGCGTCTCTGGAGCGGGACGGCCCGGACCGCCTCCTATTCCATGCACGGCACGGGCACCATCAGCCTCTTCGGCCAGACCCTCGACATCACCACCACAGCCAACGGCTGGGCCAAGGGCGAGAACGCCCTGCGCAGCATCCTTTCGGCCAGGGGTGTCAACTGCGCGCAGTTCCTGGCCAAGCGGCTGCTTCTCCACTTCGTCACCCCGGCCTACTCGGCCCAGGACCTCAGCGATGTGGCCGCCATGATCCAGGCGGCGAACTTCGATCTCCGCGCCGTCATGAAGACTCTCCTGAAGTCCCGGTACTTCTTCGATCCGGCCAACCAGTACGCCCTCATCGAAGGCCCCATCTCGTGGCTCGTGCGAGGAGCCAGGGCCCTCTGCCCCTCTCTGGCCGTCGGCGGGGCCCAGGCCCCGAAGGCCTTCCCGGCCTGGCGCCTCCTCACCAACAACGCCACCACCCTCGATCAGGCCGGCATGAAGCTCCTCGATCCCAGCGGCCCCAACGGCTGGAAGGAGCATGCCGCCTGGCTCAACAGCAACACCATGCGCTATCGGACCAAACTCGCCGCCGCCCTGGCCCTGGGCGAAGCCCGAAGCTACAACGGCACCTCGTACCCGCTATTCCCCGCGGCGGTCACCACGGGTTGGTTCCCCACGGCCCCCACCAGCGCCCAGGGCGTCCTCGATCGCCTCCTGGCGCTGCTGCAGCCGGGCCCCATCCCCGCGTCGGTCTCCGCCGCCTGGCTGTCGGCGCTGTGGCCCACGGCCTTCACCTGGGATGCGACCTCACAGACGAAGGCGCGGGAACTCGCCTTCCTCATCCTCTGCTCGCCCTCGGGCCAGCTCTATTGA
- the queA gene encoding tRNA preQ1(34) S-adenosylmethionine ribosyltransferase-isomerase QueA: MKRSDFHFDLPPDLIAQHPAPDRDGARLLVVDARTGTWSHRAIRDLPELVPPQSLCVPNDVRVRHARLFLKRSGGGAGEALLLRSLGQGRFEAMVKPGARLKPGASATVVDPTSGAALARLDILDTLPEGLRTVRVHAEHDLDWDEIDRIGRLPLPPYIEHLADGEDETRYQTVFAAPEGEAVAAPTAGLHFTPELIATLQTRGCGWHPVRLHVGLGTFRPMTAERLEDHAMHEERFEIPAATAAILEPVLRDRSRPVLCVGTTSLRTLEGAWDGARLTREGATRLFITPGHRLRTADHLLTNFHLPESTLFVLVSALLGVDLARAAYAEAVRERYRFFSYGDAMLILNARRSG; the protein is encoded by the coding sequence ATGAAGCGATCCGACTTCCATTTCGACCTGCCGCCGGACCTCATCGCGCAGCACCCCGCGCCGGACCGCGACGGCGCCCGCCTGCTGGTGGTGGATGCGCGGACCGGAACCTGGTCCCATCGCGCCATCCGCGACCTGCCCGAGCTCGTTCCCCCGCAGAGCCTCTGCGTGCCGAACGATGTGCGGGTCCGCCACGCGCGGCTATTCCTGAAGCGCTCGGGCGGGGGCGCGGGCGAGGCCCTGCTGCTCCGCAGCCTGGGCCAGGGTCGGTTCGAGGCCATGGTGAAACCAGGAGCCCGCCTGAAACCCGGCGCCTCGGCCACCGTGGTGGACCCGACCTCCGGCGCGGCCCTGGCCCGGCTCGACATCCTCGACACCCTGCCGGAGGGTCTGCGGACCGTGCGGGTCCACGCCGAGCACGACCTGGATTGGGATGAGATCGACCGCATCGGCCGCCTGCCCCTCCCGCCCTACATCGAGCACCTGGCCGATGGCGAGGACGAGACCCGCTACCAGACCGTGTTCGCCGCCCCGGAAGGCGAGGCGGTGGCCGCCCCCACGGCGGGCCTACACTTCACCCCGGAGCTCATCGCCACGCTCCAGACCCGGGGCTGCGGCTGGCATCCCGTGCGGCTCCATGTGGGCCTCGGCACCTTCCGCCCCATGACCGCCGAGCGCCTGGAGGATCACGCCATGCACGAGGAGCGCTTCGAGATTCCCGCCGCCACGGCGGCCATCCTTGAACCCGTGCTCCGCGACCGCTCCCGCCCCGTCCTCTGCGTGGGCACCACCTCGCTGCGCACCCTCGAAGGAGCCTGGGACGGCGCGCGGCTCACGCGAGAAGGCGCCACCCGCCTCTTCATCACGCCGGGCCACCGGCTCCGCACCGCGGACCACCTGCTGACCAACTTCCACCTGCCGGAGAGCACCCTGTTCGTGCTGGTGTCGGCCCTGCTGGGCGTCGACCTCGCCCGCGCCGCCTACGCCGAGGCCGTGCGCGAGCGCTACCGGTTCTTCAGCTACGGCGACGCCATGCTGATCCTGAACGCCCGCCGCTCCGGCTGA
- a CDS encoding ABC transporter ATP-binding protein, whose protein sequence is MSRILRFFRDHLRPHAPLIAGASLLLLLAGLCQGALIASIKFVFDDGKAHALQAAQPGLFGQLEHLRAWAMARLPEASALRSGGLLVPLVLVSLFALKGLFTYSGTLLMVRSGILATQALRERLFAHLLIQEPAFFQKHPVGELLTRSISDVGAVQGIASNQLAEAVREICVALTMLATVLYMDWKLSLTLFLAGPLVVLPVKRLSQRIRKVNHRNQEASSRLLQRLKEVFSNIRVVQAFARESYEVQRFRIQNLELFRLGMKSARASALSTPIMELVGGFLLAFLAAYASGRFKAGTLTTENFLTYILAIYALYDPLRRLTKLNNEMQVASASLDRVYSMLDRMPELPVSPNPKPMPAHPDLLRFEGVEFAYDDKHPVLRGIDLEIHSGETVALVGGSGGGKTTLVNLVPRFFDPTAGCITLDGIDLRDFDPRDLRKAIGIVTQETLLFMDTVHDNIAYGLHASREAVIEAAKKAHAHDFVAALPKGYDTPLAETGSSLSGGQRQRLAIARALLHDPPILILDEATSALDTESERAVQAALETLMQNRTTLVIAHRLSTIQRATRICALKRGQIVEQGTHDELLARHGEYARLHKLQFAEA, encoded by the coding sequence ATGTCGCGCATTCTCCGCTTCTTCCGGGACCACCTCCGCCCCCACGCCCCCCTCATTGCGGGGGCCTCGCTGCTCCTGCTCCTGGCGGGGCTCTGCCAGGGCGCTCTCATCGCTTCCATCAAGTTCGTCTTCGACGATGGCAAGGCCCACGCCCTGCAAGCCGCCCAGCCGGGCCTCTTCGGGCAGCTGGAACACCTGCGCGCCTGGGCCATGGCCCGCCTCCCGGAGGCCTCGGCCCTGCGGAGCGGCGGCCTGCTGGTGCCCCTCGTGCTCGTGTCGCTCTTCGCCCTGAAGGGCCTCTTCACCTACAGCGGCACCCTGCTGATGGTGCGCAGCGGCATCCTCGCCACCCAGGCCCTGCGCGAGCGCCTGTTCGCCCACCTGCTGATCCAGGAGCCCGCCTTCTTCCAGAAGCACCCGGTCGGCGAGCTGCTGACCCGCAGCATCAGCGATGTGGGCGCCGTCCAGGGCATCGCCAGCAACCAGCTGGCGGAGGCCGTCCGCGAAATCTGCGTGGCCCTCACCATGCTGGCCACGGTCCTCTACATGGACTGGAAGCTGAGCCTCACCCTCTTCCTCGCCGGTCCCCTGGTGGTCCTGCCCGTGAAACGGCTCAGCCAGCGCATCCGCAAGGTGAACCACCGGAACCAGGAGGCCTCCAGCCGCCTGCTCCAGCGCCTCAAGGAAGTCTTCAGCAACATCCGGGTTGTGCAGGCCTTCGCCCGGGAGTCCTACGAGGTCCAACGGTTCCGGATCCAGAACCTCGAGCTGTTCCGCCTGGGCATGAAGAGCGCCCGCGCCTCGGCCCTCTCCACGCCGATCATGGAGCTGGTGGGCGGGTTCCTGCTGGCCTTCCTCGCCGCCTACGCCTCGGGGCGCTTCAAGGCCGGCACCCTCACCACCGAGAACTTCCTCACCTACATCCTGGCCATCTACGCCCTCTACGACCCCCTGCGGCGGCTCACCAAGCTCAACAACGAGATGCAGGTCGCCTCCGCCAGCCTGGATCGCGTCTACAGCATGCTCGACCGGATGCCCGAGCTCCCTGTGAGCCCGAATCCGAAGCCCATGCCCGCCCATCCCGACCTGCTGCGCTTCGAGGGCGTCGAATTCGCGTACGACGACAAGCACCCGGTGCTCCGCGGCATCGACCTGGAGATCCACTCCGGCGAGACCGTGGCCCTGGTGGGCGGCAGCGGCGGCGGCAAGACCACCCTGGTGAACCTCGTGCCCCGCTTCTTCGATCCCACCGCGGGGTGCATCACCCTCGACGGCATCGACCTGCGCGACTTCGACCCCCGCGACCTGCGGAAGGCCATCGGCATCGTCACCCAGGAGACCCTGCTCTTCATGGACACGGTGCACGACAACATCGCCTACGGACTGCATGCCAGCCGCGAGGCCGTCATCGAGGCCGCGAAGAAGGCCCATGCCCACGATTTCGTCGCGGCCCTGCCCAAGGGCTACGACACGCCCCTGGCCGAGACGGGTTCCAGCCTGAGCGGCGGGCAGCGCCAGCGCCTCGCCATCGCCCGGGCCCTGCTGCACGATCCCCCCATCCTCATCCTGGACGAGGCCACCAGCGCCCTCGACACCGAGAGCGAACGCGCCGTGCAGGCCGCCCTCGAAACCCTCATGCAGAACCGCACCACCCTGGTGATCGCCCACCGCCTGAGCACCATCCAGCGCGCCACCCGCATCTGCGCCCTGAAGCGGGGCCAGATCGTCGAACAGGGCACCCACGACGAGCTTCTCGCCCGCCACGGCGAGTACGCGCGCCTGCACAAGCTGCAGTTCGCGGAGGCATGA
- a CDS encoding tetratricopeptide repeat protein, with amino-acid sequence MILPLLLALPALVAPAAPEPLALVAMESPADALFRAGRDLRYAQRWYEASLVYRALIRDFPASSRAADARYWLASSLEQDQRWDEAAEAYTEFLTKHADQRLLGKEARLNRVRCWGIRQWDSPAATTGLANALSDDREEVRIAAALQLAKRRDTRALPVLQAGLRVDASSEACRLALLAMGVQPQATGPAQGRFLVVRVKERAKAEALTVRLALGLARAVGGYLSDEQMRQAKKKGVDLERLMDQALNAPKGTELFSLDDGKSTVTVTVE; translated from the coding sequence ATGATCCTGCCCCTCCTGTTGGCCCTGCCGGCCCTGGTGGCTCCGGCGGCGCCGGAACCCCTCGCCCTGGTGGCGATGGAAAGCCCCGCCGACGCCCTCTTCCGCGCGGGCCGGGACCTCCGCTACGCCCAGCGCTGGTATGAAGCCTCCCTGGTCTACCGCGCGCTGATCCGCGACTTCCCCGCCTCCTCCCGCGCCGCCGACGCCCGCTACTGGCTGGCCTCCAGCCTGGAGCAGGACCAGCGCTGGGACGAGGCCGCCGAGGCCTACACCGAGTTCCTGACCAAGCACGCCGACCAGCGCCTCCTGGGCAAGGAAGCCCGGCTGAACCGCGTGCGCTGCTGGGGCATCCGCCAATGGGACAGCCCGGCCGCCACCACGGGCCTGGCCAACGCCCTGTCCGACGACCGCGAAGAAGTCCGCATCGCCGCAGCCCTCCAGCTCGCCAAGCGCCGGGACACCCGTGCCCTGCCGGTGCTCCAGGCCGGCCTTCGGGTGGACGCCTCGTCCGAAGCCTGCCGCCTGGCCCTCCTCGCCATGGGCGTCCAACCCCAGGCCACCGGACCCGCCCAGGGGCGCTTCCTCGTGGTGCGGGTGAAGGAGCGCGCCAAGGCCGAGGCCCTCACCGTGCGCCTGGCCCTGGGCCTCGCCCGGGCCGTGGGCGGCTACCTCTCGGATGAGCAGATGCGCCAGGCGAAGAAGAAGGGGGTGGACCTGGAGCGCCTCATGGACCAGGCCCTCAATGCCCCGAAGGGCACCGAGCTCTTCAGCCTCGATGACGGCAAGAGCACCGTGACGGTGACGGTCGAATAG
- a CDS encoding RNA polymerase sigma factor → MSVVLPLSQGPGGEPAGPEAESPEYWMAQLKAGREEALAHLMARFERPLCAFLHRRLQGEAGVVQELAQEVFLKCLQHCQRFEDGRPVAAWLFTLAANAATDHLRRRGREVSPPETFDAPDPHQASPWESVDQSRRLQALRGALDGLTPRQRAMVLAYYVHEHPVKRIALDLGCAEGTVKATLFQSLQKLRKTLGPQP, encoded by the coding sequence ATGAGCGTGGTCCTGCCCCTGTCCCAGGGTCCCGGCGGCGAACCCGCCGGGCCGGAGGCGGAGTCCCCCGAATACTGGATGGCCCAGCTCAAGGCCGGACGCGAGGAGGCCCTGGCCCACCTCATGGCCCGCTTCGAGCGGCCGCTCTGCGCCTTCCTGCACCGTCGCCTCCAAGGTGAAGCCGGGGTCGTCCAGGAGCTGGCCCAGGAGGTTTTCCTCAAATGCCTCCAGCATTGCCAACGGTTTGAGGACGGTCGCCCGGTGGCCGCCTGGCTTTTTACGCTGGCGGCTAATGCGGCGACGGACCATCTGCGTAGACGAGGGCGAGAGGTATCCCCTCCCGAGACCTTTGACGCACCGGACCCCCACCAGGCTTCACCCTGGGAATCCGTGGACCAAAGCCGACGGCTCCAGGCCCTTCGCGGGGCTCTGGACGGACTCACCCCCCGCCAGCGGGCCATGGTTCTCGCCTACTACGTGCATGAACATCCGGTGAAGCGGATCGCCCTGGATCTGGGCTGCGCCGAAGGCACCGTCAAAGCCACGCTCTTCCAAAGTCTCCAGAAGCTCCGCAAGACCCTCGGACCCCAGCCATGA
- a CDS encoding HisA/HisF-related TIM barrel protein, producing MKIYPTLNLQHGRVVPTTGDGDPCAEAPLDLAARLLDEGTTRMALVDVDAAMGKGNNRDLIAQILQRCHARDRKVCIQVAGGIRSSDQAQFFIDLGAAWLVAGTILHKSPMVAEQLMARFQPFLTAAIDARGGKVHRSGWVDASALSAQDLALRAKAYGFRRLLFVDIPEDPGSDPDFETAQLLASSTGLPVVMGGSITSPRHLAAVHAHQGLKGALVDALLFREDPELLALLQAACA from the coding sequence TTGAAGATCTACCCGACTTTGAACCTCCAGCACGGCCGTGTGGTCCCCACCACGGGGGACGGAGATCCGTGCGCGGAGGCGCCCCTGGATCTCGCGGCCCGGCTCCTCGACGAGGGCACCACCCGCATGGCCCTCGTGGATGTGGACGCGGCCATGGGCAAGGGCAACAACCGCGACCTCATCGCCCAGATCCTCCAGCGCTGCCACGCCCGGGACCGCAAGGTCTGCATCCAGGTGGCCGGCGGCATCCGCAGCTCCGACCAGGCCCAGTTCTTCATCGACCTGGGCGCCGCCTGGCTGGTGGCCGGCACCATCCTCCACAAGTCCCCCATGGTGGCCGAGCAGCTGATGGCGCGGTTCCAACCCTTCCTCACCGCGGCCATCGACGCCCGGGGGGGCAAGGTCCATCGCTCGGGCTGGGTGGATGCCTCGGCCCTCAGCGCCCAGGACCTGGCCCTCCGGGCCAAGGCCTACGGGTTCCGGCGCCTGCTGTTCGTGGACATTCCCGAGGATCCCGGCTCGGATCCCGATTTCGAGACGGCGCAGCTGCTGGCCTCCTCGACGGGCTTGCCCGTGGTCATGGGCGGCAGCATCACCTCCCCGCGCCACCTCGCGGCGGTCCATGCCCACCAGGGGCTCAAGGGCGCCCTGGTGGACGCCCTGCTCTTCCGGGAAGATCCGGAACTCCTGGCCCTCCTCCAAGCCGCCTGCGCCTGA